One genomic segment of bacterium includes these proteins:
- a CDS encoding T9SS type A sorting domain-containing protein, translated as MSSPTNYNLNSVFFVDSSYGWAVGDSGIIIHTSNGGTDWIIQDSKTLNNIKDVYFLNKELGWAIYWEYYNFPFGTYVLKTTDGGVNWISFQEPEKDIFSQCIVFLDSLNGWMGGKGTPFVKLPIVKTIDGGRTWRNAVIDSSNFSTLPVFDIKFYNDKYGYACGGAIDCCGIIWWTNNGGDFWYVIDTPAVALDPINQLHLIDSLQVLAVGGDFESLGYGVEIVRTSDGGLNWNFEHIGIAGSAWDIDFRTDKEVWAPLGGEGKLIYSLDSGKNWSQIFSPHSLAIFELTFPDSLHGIGVGNGGAIIKYRPDSTSGIIDADKLFAKEFNLEQNYPNPFNPLTTISFSIPEKSFVNLKVFDIIGNEIETLFNGELSAGSHKVEFLGKNKTSGIYFYKLNVGDFTKTLKMLLLK; from the coding sequence TTGAGTAGCCCAACGAATTATAATCTAAATTCAGTTTTTTTTGTAGATAGCTCATATGGCTGGGCTGTAGGAGATTCAGGAATAATTATTCATACATCAAATGGGGGAACCGATTGGATTATTCAGGATAGTAAAACATTGAATAACATCAAAGATGTTTACTTTTTAAATAAGGAATTAGGCTGGGCCATTTACTGGGAATATTACAATTTTCCATTTGGAACTTATGTTTTGAAGACTACAGATGGAGGAGTTAACTGGATAAGTTTTCAAGAACCCGAAAAAGATATTTTTAGCCAGTGTATTGTTTTTCTTGATTCATTAAATGGATGGATGGGTGGAAAAGGAACTCCCTTTGTTAAACTACCTATTGTTAAAACAATTGATGGAGGTAGAACCTGGAGAAATGCCGTAATTGATTCATCTAATTTTTCAACGTTACCAGTTTTTGATATTAAATTTTACAATGATAAATATGGTTATGCATGTGGAGGAGCAATTGATTGCTGTGGAATTATATGGTGGACAAATAACGGTGGAGATTTTTGGTATGTTATTGATACGCCAGCGGTTGCTTTAGACCCGATCAACCAACTTCACTTGATTGATTCTTTACAAGTTCTGGCTGTCGGTGGTGATTTTGAATCATTGGGATATGGTGTTGAAATAGTGCGAACCTCAGATGGGGGACTAAATTGGAATTTTGAACATATTGGAATCGCAGGGTCAGCATGGGATATTGACTTCAGAACAGATAAAGAAGTTTGGGCTCCCCTAGGAGGAGAAGGAAAATTAATTTACAGCCTGGATTCCGGAAAGAACTGGTCACAAATATTTTCACCACATAGTTTAGCTATTTTCGAATTAACTTTTCCGGATTCATTACATGGTATCGGTGTGGGAAATGGAGGAGCAATTATTAAATATAGACCTGATTCAACATCAGGTATTATTGATGCGGATAAATTATTTGCAAAAGAATTTAATCTCGAACAGAATTATCCAAATCCTTTTAACCCATTAACAACAATAAGTTTCAGTATACCGGAAAAATCTTTTGTTAACTTAAAAGTCTTTGATATTATCGGAAACGAAATAGAAACTCTATTTAACGGGGAATTGTCCGCTGGCAGCCATAAAGTTGAATTCTTGGGTAAGAATAAGACAAGCGGTATTTATTTCTATAAACTGAATGTAGGTGATTTCACAAAGACTTTGAAAATGTTACTACTAAAATGA
- a CDS encoding T9SS type A sorting domain-containing protein, which yields MQKIFKFALSVLLIVPEITFAQGDLNSGPIVVQSVNHDTSPPLRDIPELPITQSKWRDGVVPLLIDHPKFEDFYQYDPVLQENMGNRNDGFVFQTWDGPASMGYAPPDPSGDVGPNHYMAATNVRFQIWNKTGTSLLGPSNLGTIWSGFPGPWSSSLNDGDPIVLYDEAAGRWFIAQFSLPNYPSSPSYILVAISQTGDPTGSWHRYGFTFSTGIPDYPKFGIWPDGYYMSANSFNPGYVGTIVAAFQRSQMLSGNSAQMVMFTRPSSTTWSLLPSDWNGTTTPTAGAPNYFGQIHDNSRYGGTDGFDIFQFHVDWVTTANSTFTGPTFLTTSPFGGISGIPQQGTSQMLDDLDVMTMNRLDYRNFGTHQSMVVCHTINAGANRAGMRWYEFRNTGAAWSLYQEGTYAPADGIHRWMGSIAINAAGQIALGYSVSSASMFPSIRFTGRYPADPLGQMTITEETIHAGLGSQTGLDRWGDYTQMVVDPNGVNFWYINQYQPSTGSFNWRTRIANIDYTIPVELVSFNASVIENEVELSWMTATETNNQGFSIERKYKEGSFEEAGYVAGFGTTTEPKSYSFVDSKLETGNYTYRLKQIDFDGSFEYSNEINVVLELPLEFALDQNYPNPFNPSTTISYSIPEDGFVKLAVYNLLGQEVATFVNTYQKADRYEVVFNASELSSGVYVYKIESGKYSASRKFVLMK from the coding sequence ATGCAAAAAATATTCAAATTTGCGTTGTCAGTTCTTCTAATTGTCCCTGAAATCACTTTTGCACAAGGCGATTTGAATTCAGGTCCGATAGTTGTGCAAAGTGTAAACCATGATACTTCTCCACCACTTCGTGATATACCGGAATTACCAATTACGCAATCAAAGTGGCGTGATGGTGTTGTTCCACTTTTAATTGATCATCCGAAGTTTGAAGATTTTTATCAATATGACCCTGTTCTTCAAGAAAATATGGGTAATAGAAACGATGGTTTTGTTTTTCAAACCTGGGATGGTCCCGCATCTATGGGATATGCACCTCCAGATCCGTCCGGGGATGTAGGCCCAAATCATTATATGGCTGCAACAAATGTTCGTTTTCAGATATGGAACAAAACAGGTACATCACTTTTAGGTCCCTCGAACCTTGGTACTATTTGGTCCGGTTTTCCTGGTCCCTGGTCTAGTAGTTTGAATGATGGGGATCCTATTGTACTTTACGATGAAGCTGCTGGAAGATGGTTCATTGCTCAATTTTCTTTACCAAATTATCCAAGCAGTCCATCTTATATTCTCGTTGCAATATCACAGACTGGAGATCCAACAGGTTCTTGGCATCGTTATGGATTTACATTCAGTACAGGAATTCCGGATTACCCAAAATTTGGTATCTGGCCTGATGGTTATTATATGTCTGCGAATTCTTTCAATCCAGGATATGTCGGGACAATCGTAGCTGCATTTCAAAGATCACAAATGTTGAGCGGAAATTCAGCACAGATGGTAATGTTTACCCGTCCTTCAAGTACGACCTGGTCATTACTTCCATCTGATTGGAATGGTACAACAACTCCAACAGCGGGTGCACCAAATTATTTTGGTCAAATACATGATAATTCACGATATGGAGGAACTGATGGTTTTGACATTTTCCAATTTCATGTTGATTGGGTAACTACAGCTAATTCTACTTTCACCGGACCAACATTTTTAACAACATCTCCTTTCGGTGGAATATCAGGTATTCCTCAACAAGGAACCTCACAAATGCTCGATGACCTTGATGTAATGACTATGAACCGCCTTGATTACAGAAATTTTGGTACTCACCAATCAATGGTCGTTTGTCATACAATTAACGCGGGAGCTAATCGTGCAGGAATGAGATGGTATGAATTTCGGAATACTGGAGCTGCATGGAGTTTATATCAAGAAGGTACATATGCCCCGGCAGATGGCATACACAGATGGATGGGAAGTATTGCGATTAACGCAGCTGGTCAGATTGCTTTAGGTTACTCTGTGTCAAGTGCTTCTATGTTTCCTTCTATAAGATTCACTGGCAGATATCCAGCAGATCCGCTTGGACAGATGACAATTACTGAAGAGACAATACATGCAGGTTTAGGATCGCAGACAGGATTAGATCGATGGGGCGATTATACACAGATGGTTGTTGATCCGAATGGAGTGAATTTCTGGTATATTAATCAATACCAGCCTTCTACAGGTTCTTTCAACTGGCGAACTAGAATTGCAAACATTGATTATACAATTCCTGTTGAACTGGTTTCTTTTAACGCAAGTGTAATTGAAAATGAGGTAGAACTTAGCTGGATGACTGCGACTGAAACCAATAACCAGGGATTTTCTATTGAAAGAAAGTATAAGGAAGGATCTTTTGAAGAAGCTGGATATGTGGCTGGATTTGGAACAACAACAGAACCTAAATCTTATTCTTTCGTTGATTCGAAACTTGAAACTGGTAACTATACATACAGACTAAAGCAAATTGACTTCGACGGAAGTTTTGAATACTCAAATGAGATTAATGTTGTCCTTGAACTTCCACTTGAATTTGCTCTTGATCAAAATTATCCAAATCCTTTTAATCCGAGTACAACAATAAGTTATTCAATTCCGGAAGATGGATTTGTTAAATTAGCGGTCTATAACTTACTTGGTCAGGAAGTTGCAACCTTTGTTAACACTTATCAGAAAGCTGACAGATACGAAGTGGTGTTTAATGCTAGTGAACTTTCCAGTGGAGTATATGTCTATAAAATTGAATCTGGAAAATATTCTGCATCCCGCAAGTTTGTGTTAATGAAATAG
- a CDS encoding T9SS type A sorting domain-containing protein: MKYLLTIAYLILFLSYVGLAQTDNSEQIPAIKEGLREQYTESDYELFRFREKSGEISNEISIIYATAAADALVNNNNGSTGTSNFTQSETSIIAFGNNVVIGFNDSGSYTGGANKFTGWSYSSDGGASFVDGGTLPTSAIGDAGDPVLARNETTGRIYLSTLGFSGSGTIQMFRSDDNGVTWQAPVNATPGGSSEDKQWHTVDNFAGTGNGNVYMISRRFGGSPGIYFFRSTDQGSTFGPSGGVNIFSGGQGAFVAVGPDHSVYAFYYNGSTSIQVRKSTDLGVSFGAAVTIFNGISGGVNGDLGLTGKRNGLTTFSSFRSNAFPHVAINPVSGHIYTTFNNNPAGTDKGDIYLTISTDNGATWSTPDRINDDVTTTDQWQPTIAVTPNGNRLGIFYYSRQEDTAENNLFKYYGRIGVISGSTVNFDPSFAISDVASLPEFGRDNVVNTVYMGDYNHASATNDAFHVVWSDNRDDLAGGAPRKDPNVYYEKITLGPPCPIDPPTNPSPANGATGLPLTGNSASWTNGVGANQIEVWFGQGVTINKVYDGPPITTLSLASFEPFTYNTTYSWQVRGKNDTCLVSGPLWSFTTMQDPNLFQWCEPFDNLNNWTILGPLGLTNWSAYSSSSAGGTPPELRMSWTPSFTGVSKIRSAVINLPNNQIVNYSFKFYLDWYANPSGIVTVGITYDGGTTSIPLYTQTNPTGNVGPTEITGSFTTPASGSSSVQLEISYDGYSFNTDNIYWDDFCLAHIVPVELTSFTASSNGNEVELSWTTATELNNQGFQVERMTAGGSFEQVGFVAGFGTTTEPKAYSYVDTKLEEGSYTYRLKQLDFDGTYTYSSEVSVEVEIPLEYTLEQNYPNPFNPATTIKYAIAEDGFVKLAVYNMLGEEVATIVNNIQKAGRYEVNFNASGLSSGVYVYRIETTNFTSSKKLMLMK; the protein is encoded by the coding sequence ATGAAATATTTGTTGACGATCGCTTATCTCATACTCTTTTTATCATATGTAGGTTTAGCTCAGACAGATAATTCTGAGCAGATTCCTGCGATAAAAGAAGGGTTACGCGAACAATACACTGAAAGCGATTACGAACTCTTCCGTTTCAGGGAGAAGAGCGGGGAAATTTCAAATGAGATTTCCATTATTTATGCAACCGCTGCTGCAGATGCACTGGTCAATAATAATAATGGAAGTACAGGAACATCAAATTTTACCCAGAGCGAAACTTCAATTATAGCTTTTGGTAATAATGTTGTGATTGGATTTAACGATTCCGGTTCATACACAGGTGGGGCGAATAAATTTACCGGATGGTCTTATTCTTCAGATGGTGGTGCATCGTTTGTTGATGGCGGAACCTTACCGACCAGTGCAATTGGTGACGCAGGCGATCCGGTTCTTGCAAGGAATGAAACAACAGGAAGAATTTATCTTTCCACACTTGGATTCAGCGGATCGGGTACGATACAAATGTTCCGCTCTGATGATAACGGTGTTACCTGGCAGGCACCAGTTAATGCAACCCCCGGTGGATCTTCAGAAGATAAGCAATGGCACACAGTGGATAATTTTGCCGGAACAGGCAATGGAAATGTTTATATGATATCACGTCGTTTCGGCGGCTCGCCTGGTATCTATTTCTTTCGGTCTACTGACCAAGGAAGTACTTTTGGACCATCAGGTGGTGTAAATATTTTCTCAGGCGGACAAGGAGCTTTTGTTGCAGTTGGTCCTGATCATTCTGTTTATGCTTTTTATTATAATGGATCAACAAGTATTCAGGTACGTAAATCTACTGACTTGGGAGTATCATTCGGTGCAGCCGTCACTATATTTAACGGCATCAGTGGGGGAGTTAATGGTGACCTTGGTTTAACAGGTAAAAGAAATGGTTTAACTACATTCTCCAGTTTCAGAAGTAACGCATTTCCTCATGTTGCAATCAATCCGGTAAGTGGACATATTTATACAACTTTCAATAATAATCCTGCCGGAACTGATAAAGGAGACATTTATTTAACAATTTCAACAGATAATGGTGCAACCTGGAGTACACCAGATAGAATTAACGATGATGTTACAACTACAGATCAATGGCAGCCAACGATTGCAGTAACTCCTAATGGAAACAGATTAGGCATTTTCTACTACAGTCGTCAGGAAGATACTGCTGAGAATAATTTATTTAAGTATTATGGTCGCATAGGAGTTATCTCTGGATCAACAGTTAACTTTGATCCAAGTTTTGCAATAAGCGATGTTGCTTCACTGCCGGAATTCGGTCGTGATAATGTTGTGAACACTGTTTATATGGGCGATTATAATCATGCATCTGCTACCAATGACGCATTTCATGTTGTATGGTCAGATAATAGAGATGATCTTGCTGGTGGTGCACCTCGTAAAGATCCAAACGTTTATTACGAAAAAATTACTCTCGGTCCTCCGTGTCCAATAGATCCTCCAACAAATCCAAGTCCTGCAAATGGTGCAACTGGTTTACCTTTGACAGGTAACTCTGCAAGCTGGACAAACGGTGTTGGTGCAAATCAGATTGAAGTATGGTTCGGTCAGGGTGTAACTATAAACAAAGTTTATGACGGGCCTCCAATTACAACTTTGTCTCTTGCTTCATTTGAACCATTTACCTACAATACTACTTATAGTTGGCAAGTCAGAGGTAAAAATGATACCTGTCTTGTTTCAGGTCCGTTATGGTCCTTCACAACTATGCAGGATCCGAATTTATTCCAGTGGTGCGAACCATTTGATAATTTAAATAACTGGACGATTTTAGGTCCATTAGGATTAACGAACTGGTCTGCGTATAGTTCAAGCAGTGCAGGCGGAACACCACCTGAATTGAGAATGAGCTGGACACCTTCGTTTACCGGAGTTTCAAAGATCAGATCCGCAGTAATAAATCTTCCAAATAACCAGATCGTAAATTATTCATTTAAGTTTTACCTTGATTGGTATGCTAACCCAAGTGGTATCGTAACAGTAGGAATAACATATGATGGTGGTACAACCAGCATACCATTATATACACAAACCAATCCGACAGGTAATGTGGGTCCAACTGAGATAACCGGCAGCTTTACAACACCTGCATCCGGTTCGTCAAGTGTTCAATTAGAAATAAGCTACGATGGATACTCATTCAATACAGATAATATTTACTGGGATGACTTCTGTCTTGCGCATATCGTACCTGTTGAGCTGACATCATTCACAGCTTCATCAAATGGAAATGAAGTCGAGCTAAGCTGGACAACAGCAACAGAGTTAAACAACCAGGGCTTCCAGGTAGAAAGAATGACAGCAGGCGGTTCATTTGAACAGGTTGGATTTGTTGCAGGATTCGGAACGACGACAGAACCGAAAGCATATTCATATGTAGATACGAAGCTTGAAGAAGGAAGCTATACATATAGACTGAAGCAGCTAGATTTCGACGGAACTTACACATATTCATCAGAAGTAAGTGTAGAAGTTGAAATACCGCTTGAGTATACATTAGAGCAGAACTATCCTAACCCGTTCAATCCAGCGACTACGATAAAGTACGCAATTGCGGAAGACGGATTTGTGAAGTTGGCAGTATACAATATGTTGGGAGAAGAAGTAGCAACGATAGTGAACAATATCCAGAAAGCAGGAAGATATGAAGTCAACTTCAACGCTTCAGGATTATCGAGCGGAGTATATGTATACAGGATAGAAACAACAAACTTCACATCATCAAAGAAGTTAATGTTGATGAAATAG
- a CDS encoding T9SS type A sorting domain-containing protein encodes MNQIKKIFLVMLISGAFCYPQNFWEKLDSPTSTLLNSLSFIDSVTGWVSGDSGLIFHTSNGGKDWQKQYENDSLNIVNIFFLDEQNGWASGYSQYYEPYGTFILRTTDGGNHWNSEYLRLGEVIVHSFYFLDSLTGFAVGGPQVFHRTTDGGSNWNAVILDSSIASGIPFITIKFFSSEYGYACGGVRDIKGVVWRTTDAGLSWVTVVDTLTTEPLYDIHMFDSLHIIAMGGDPEFGSSQVMSTDGGMTWEYRSLGIFYYPINIGFRTNAEGWVPMGEQRFFLYSSDSGENWSIVQTPDSTPVMKVIFPDSIHGYGIGPYGTIVKYIYQDPANVIERENTFSDYFLEQNFPNPFNPTTTIKYSVPKYGFVKIAVYNLLGEEIATLVNSFHDQGKYEINFNAAGLSAGVYLYTMETLNFISSKKLVLIK; translated from the coding sequence ATGAATCAAATCAAAAAAATATTTTTAGTGATGTTGATCTCAGGTGCTTTCTGTTATCCACAGAATTTCTGGGAGAAATTAGATAGCCCTACCTCCACTCTATTAAATTCATTATCATTCATTGATAGTGTGACAGGCTGGGTGTCCGGAGATTCAGGATTAATTTTTCACACTTCAAATGGTGGAAAAGATTGGCAGAAGCAATACGAAAATGATTCGCTGAATATTGTGAACATCTTTTTCCTTGATGAACAGAACGGTTGGGCTTCAGGCTATAGCCAATACTATGAACCTTACGGAACATTTATCCTGAGAACAACCGATGGCGGTAATCATTGGAATTCGGAATATTTAAGATTAGGAGAAGTAATAGTTCATTCATTTTATTTTCTTGATAGTTTGACTGGATTTGCAGTCGGTGGTCCGCAGGTTTTCCACAGAACTACTGATGGCGGCTCCAACTGGAACGCTGTAATTCTTGACAGTTCAATTGCCTCGGGTATCCCATTTATAACAATAAAATTTTTTAGTTCTGAATATGGATATGCTTGTGGTGGAGTGCGCGACATAAAAGGTGTTGTCTGGAGAACCACTGATGCCGGATTAAGCTGGGTGACAGTTGTAGATACTCTCACAACTGAACCGCTTTATGATATTCATATGTTTGATTCGCTTCACATAATTGCGATGGGTGGTGATCCAGAATTCGGATCCAGCCAGGTTATGTCAACCGATGGTGGTATGACCTGGGAATACAGGAGTCTCGGAATTTTTTATTACCCGATAAACATCGGTTTCCGTACAAATGCAGAAGGGTGGGTACCGATGGGTGAACAGAGATTCTTTTTGTACAGTTCTGATTCAGGAGAGAATTGGTCGATTGTGCAAACACCTGACTCGACGCCAGTAATGAAAGTTATTTTCCCTGATTCAATACACGGTTACGGGATTGGACCATATGGAACAATTGTTAAATACATTTATCAGGATCCAGCTAATGTAATTGAGCGAGAGAATACTTTCTCTGATTATTTTCTGGAACAGAATTTTCCAAATCCTTTTAATCCCACTACAACTATAAAGTATTCAGTGCCTAAATATGGTTTTGTAAAAATTGCAGTCTACAATTTACTGGGTGAAGAGATAGCAACTCTCGTAAATTCATTTCACGATCAGGGTAAATATGAAATAAATTTCAATGCTGCCGGATTATCGGCTGGAGTCTATTTATACACTATGGAAACATTAAACTTCATCTCATCAAAAAAACTTGTACTAATAAAGTAA
- a CDS encoding exo-alpha-sialidase — protein MKKLTTLFFAFLIVTSAGNLFAQGTSWDDAIWSIVHIDPNAPPKVQNPDWQPAEPVIRYFDLGDGVTVFPNFRPKPTTNTTQSELSVDVHPTNNNIIFASANASNWPVSLIYGTGVYWSTDGSNSWAGADDPGTLTGFGRNSGDPVSVIGLDGRWYENYISNSSGQGVSVSTNNGVSWSTYTVAPNPGSLADKNHFMVDKHPTSPYLHRAYCVWTDFGGANNYDAVVRYSTNFGQTWSTSINLSNSLSSYLNQGANVQTGPNGEVYVTWAVYIDGTVTTGEDGIGFAKSTDGGLTWSTPIYAYQATNFGIRTNSLPGKGMRANSFPSMAVDRSGGPNNGTIYITWSQRGVTPAGSDPDVVLIKSTNGGTTWTTPIRVNDDPLSNGKDQFSPGVL, from the coding sequence ATGAAGAAACTCACGACATTATTCTTTGCATTCCTCATTGTAACAAGTGCAGGAAATTTGTTTGCGCAAGGAACTTCTTGGGATGACGCAATCTGGTCGATTGTTCATATAGATCCAAATGCACCACCAAAAGTGCAAAACCCGGATTGGCAGCCAGCAGAGCCAGTCATAAGATATTTTGATTTAGGCGATGGTGTTACTGTATTCCCTAATTTCAGACCCAAACCAACAACCAACACAACGCAATCGGAATTGAGTGTTGATGTTCACCCGACTAACAATAATATTATTTTTGCATCTGCTAATGCTTCCAACTGGCCTGTGTCTTTAATTTATGGAACGGGTGTTTATTGGTCAACTGATGGATCAAATAGTTGGGCAGGCGCTGACGATCCTGGCACACTGACTGGATTCGGCAGAAATAGTGGTGATCCGGTTTCGGTAATTGGCCTCGATGGAAGATGGTATGAAAACTATATTTCTAATTCGAGTGGTCAGGGAGTATCTGTTTCTACTAATAATGGTGTGAGTTGGTCTACTTATACAGTTGCACCTAATCCTGGTAGCCTAGCAGATAAAAACCATTTTATGGTTGATAAACATCCCACAAGTCCATACTTGCATCGAGCATACTGTGTTTGGACAGATTTTGGCGGAGCTAATAATTATGATGCAGTGGTAAGATATTCAACAAATTTTGGTCAAACCTGGAGTACATCAATTAATTTAAGTAATTCACTTTCTTCTTATCTTAATCAGGGAGCTAATGTTCAAACAGGACCTAACGGAGAAGTTTATGTTACATGGGCAGTTTATATAGATGGTACAGTCACTACAGGAGAAGATGGGATTGGATTTGCAAAATCAACAGACGGAGGATTAACCTGGTCAACGCCTATCTATGCATACCAGGCAACAAATTTTGGAATCAGAACTAATAGCTTACCTGGTAAAGGAATGAGAGCTAATTCATTTCCTTCTATGGCTGTTGACAGATCAGGTGGTCCTAACAATGGTACAATTTATATTACCTGGAGCCAGAGAGGTGTAACACCGGCAGGATCTGATCCTGATGTAGTTTTAATTAAATCTACTAACGGTGGAACTACCTGGACAACTCCGATCCGTGTAAATGATGATCCATTGAGCAATGGTAAAGATCAATTCTCCCCTGGAGTACTGTAG
- a CDS encoding T9SS type A sorting domain-containing protein yields MLLAFYDSRNVPNSQAEVFVARSANGGVTFDNFVVSDQAFVLDPISGFSSNYAGDYIGIAAYDEVAYPYWMSEQTGNAQGWMAKVEFGPPCPIDPPTNPSPTNGATGLPLTGNSASWTNGIGADSIEVWFGPAGNLTRVYNGIPITSLSLASFEPFTYYTTYGWQIIGKNDTCSVSGPIWTFTTMQDPNLFEWCDEFANLSNWTIVGPLGTTNWSAYSSSSAGGTPPELRMSWTPSFTGVSKIRSAVINLPNNQIVNYSFKFYLDWYANPSGIVTVGITYDGGTTSIPLYTQTNPTGNVGPTEITGSFTTPASGSSSVQLEISYDGYSFNTDNIYWDDFCLAYIVPVELTSFTASSNGNEVELSWTTATELNNQGFQVERMTAGGSFEQVGFVAGFGTTTEPKAYSYVDTKLEEGSYTYRLKQLDFDGTYTYSSEVSVEVEIPLEYTLEQNYPNPFNPATTIKYAIAEDGFVKLAVYNMLGEEVATIVNNIQKAGRYEVNFNASGLSSGVYVYRIETTNFTSSKKLMLMK; encoded by the coding sequence TTGCTACTAGCTTTTTATGATAGCCGTAATGTTCCTAATAGTCAGGCGGAAGTTTTTGTTGCACGTTCTGCAAACGGTGGAGTTACATTTGATAACTTTGTAGTAAGTGATCAAGCATTTGTACTGGATCCTATTTCCGGCTTTTCAAGTAATTACGCAGGTGATTATATCGGAATCGCTGCTTATGATGAAGTTGCTTATCCATACTGGATGAGCGAACAAACCGGAAATGCACAAGGATGGATGGCAAAAGTTGAATTTGGTCCTCCTTGCCCAATCGATCCTCCTACAAATCCAAGCCCTACGAATGGTGCAACAGGATTACCATTAACTGGTAATTCAGCAAGCTGGACAAACGGTATTGGTGCGGACTCAATTGAAGTTTGGTTTGGACCTGCAGGAAATCTTACAAGGGTTTATAATGGCATCCCAATTACTTCACTTTCTTTGGCTTCGTTCGAACCATTTACATACTATACAACTTACGGATGGCAGATTATAGGAAAGAATGATACATGTTCAGTTTCAGGGCCAATCTGGACTTTCACAACAATGCAGGATCCAAACTTATTTGAGTGGTGTGATGAATTTGCAAACTTAAGTAACTGGACAATTGTTGGTCCATTGGGAACAACGAACTGGTCTGCGTATAGTTCAAGCAGTGCAGGCGGAACACCACCTGAATTGAGAATGAGCTGGACACCTTCGTTTACCGGAGTTTCAAAGATCAGATCCGCAGTAATAAATCTTCCAAATAACCAGATCGTAAATTATTCATTTAAGTTTTACCTTGATTGGTATGCTAACCCAAGTGGTATCGTAACAGTAGGAATAACATATGATGGTGGTACAACCAGCATACCATTATATACACAAACCAATCCGACAGGTAATGTGGGTCCAACTGAGATAACCGGCAGCTTTACAACACCTGCATCCGGTTCGTCAAGTGTTCAATTAGAAATAAGCTACGATGGATACTCATTCAATACAGATAATATTTACTGGGATGACTTCTGTCTTGCGTACATCGTACCTGTTGAGCTGACATCATTCACAGCTTCATCAAATGGAAATGAAGTCGAGCTAAGCTGGACAACAGCAACAGAGTTAAACAACCAGGGCTTCCAGGTAGAAAGAATGACAGCAGGCGGTTCATTTGAACAGGTTGGATTTGTTGCAGGATTCGGAACGACGACAGAACCGAAAGCATATTCATATGTAGATACGAAGCTTGAAGAAGGAAGCTATACATATAGACTGAAGCAGCTAGATTTCGACGGAACTTACACATATTCATCAGAAGTAAGTGTAGAAGTTGAAATACCGCTTGAGTATACATTAGAGCAGAACTATCCTAACCCGTTCAATCCAGCGACTACGATAAAGTACGCAATTGCGGAAGACGGATTTGTGAAGTTGGCAGTATACAATATGTTGGGAGAAGAAGTAGCAACGATAGTGAACAATATCCAGAAAGCAGGAAGATATGAAGTCAACTTCAACGCTTCAGGATTATCGAGCGGAGTATATGTATACAGGATAGAAACGACGAATTTCACATCATCAAAGAAGTTAATGTTAATGAAGTAA